The proteins below come from a single Malus sylvestris chromosome 3, drMalSylv7.2, whole genome shotgun sequence genomic window:
- the LOC126614920 gene encoding uncharacterized protein LOC126614920 isoform X1, whose amino-acid sequence MEKAKKRLELNSDESETVSRVAIPALQIGKSSFYDAFALRGIRVERVEPGVVICSFKDRDGTLANGAIANLVDIVGGSLAFIPDLPMNVSVDISVSYVSTAKVHDELEITSRVLGRAGGYCGTIVTFKNKSTGEIIAEGRHSLFRSNAGPVPKL is encoded by the exons ATGGAGAAGGCGAAGAAGCGTCTGGAGCTGAACTCGGACGAGTCAGAGACCGTGTCGCGAGTCGCCATCCCAGCTCTCCAAATCGGAAAGTCCAGCTTCTACGATGCCTTCGCTCTGAGAGGTATCCGAGTCGAGCGAGTCGAACCCGGTGTCGTCATCTGTTCTTTCAAG GATAGAGATGGAACTTTGGCAAATGGTGCAATTGCAAACCTCGTTGATATAGTTGGTGGTTCCTTAGCTTTTATTCCGGACCTCCCTATGAATGTTTCTGTCGACATATCCGTCTCTTATGTCTCAACTGCCAAGGTTCAT GACGAGCTAGAGATAACTTCGAGGGTTTTAGGACGAGCAGGAGGATACTGTGGAACAATAGtaacattcaaaaataaatcaacGGGAGAGATAATAGCTGAAGGTCGACATTCATTGTTTCGTTCAAATGCTGGTCCCGTTCCCAAACTCTGA
- the LOC126614920 gene encoding uncharacterized protein LOC126614920 isoform X2, producing MEKAKKRLELNSDESETVSRVAIPALQIGKSSFYDAFALRGIRVERVEPGVVICSFKVPPRLIDRDGTLANGAIANLVDIVGGSLAFIPDLPMNVSVDISVSYVSTAKVHDELEITSRVLGRAGGYCGTIVTFKNKSTGEIIAEGRHSLFRSNAGPVPKL from the exons ATGGAGAAGGCGAAGAAGCGTCTGGAGCTGAACTCGGACGAGTCAGAGACCGTGTCGCGAGTCGCCATCCCAGCTCTCCAAATCGGAAAGTCCAGCTTCTACGATGCCTTCGCTCTGAGAGGTATCCGAGTCGAGCGAGTCGAACCCGGTGTCGTCATCTGTTCTTTCAAGGTCCCTCCCCGCCTCATC GATAGAGATGGAACTTTGGCAAATGGTGCAATTGCAAACCTCGTTGATATAGTTGGTGGTTCCTTAGCTTTTATTCCGGACCTCCCTATGAATGTTTCTGTCGACATATCCGTCTCTTATGTCTCAACTGCCAAGGTTCAT GACGAGCTAGAGATAACTTCGAGGGTTTTAGGACGAGCAGGAGGATACTGTGGAACAATAGtaacattcaaaaataaatcaacGGGAGAGATAATAGCTGAAGGTCGACATTCATTGTTTCGTTCAAATGCTGGTCCCGTTCCCAAACTCTGA
- the LOC126614911 gene encoding calmodulin-binding receptor-like cytoplasmic kinase 2 translates to MKRTPSPHNLQANQGKQISSFRYEDGNKNKAKHKSLPVLRHIKVAVKKVAGLFTILFGQRKAASKAAALIETKRNDSRIRGISSSTDRSSGSDTRSKSSSKFKFSQSTSSASGLIETTNFSYEEILKATEKFSPANQIGEGRFGTVYKGRLADGSLVAVKRARKAASDKLLLETEFKNEILTLSTIEHLNLVRLYGYLEHGDERIIVVEYVANGTLREHLDGTNGNELETGERLDIAIDVAHAITYLHMYKDPPIIHRDIKSLNILITEKLRAKVADFGFARSSADPNATHISTQVKGTAGYLDPEYLKTYQLTVKSDVYSFGVLLVELMTGRRPIEPKKPTNERITTRWAIQMLKRGDAIFVMDPRLRRNPASTMVLEKVLLLAQECLAPLRNSRPSMKKCAEVLWGIRKDFQEKSLLSSSSDVHFSANYPVRDAKRTRRTSFGIQDDDCQRFIISA, encoded by the exons ATGAAGAGAACACCAAGTCCTCATAATCTGCAGGCAAATCAGGGAAAGCAAATCTCCAGTTTCCGGTATGAAGATGGTAACAAGAACAAAGCTAAGCACAAAAGTCTTCCTGTCCTGAGGCATATCAAGGTTGCTGTGAAGAAAGTTGCCGGGCTTTTCACAATTCTTTTCGGACAGCGAAAGGCCGCCTCAAAGGCTGCTGCTTTGattgaaacaaaaagaaatgatTCTCGAATCCGAGGGATTTCGT CGTCAACTGATCGTTCGTCAGGGAGTGACACAAGGAGTAAGAGCTCGTCGAAGTTTAAGTTCTCTCAGTCCACTAGTTCTGCCAGTGGATTAATTGAGACGACGAATTTCTCTTACGAAGAGATTCTCAAAGCAACGGAAAAATTCTCTCCAGCAAATCAGATTGGTGAGGGCAGATTTGGAACCGTGTACAAGGGAAGGCTTGCAGATGGATCTCTTGTTGCTGTAAAGCGTGCTCGGAAG GCTGCGTCTGACAAGCTCTTATTAGAAACGGAGTTCAAGAATGAAATACTTACCTTGTCAACGATTGAGCATCTGAATTTGGTACGGTTATATGGATATCTGGAGCATGGAGATGAGCGGATTATTGTGGTTGAATACGTTGCAAATGGAACGCTTCGCGAGCATTTGGATG GTACAAATGGAAATGAACTTGAAACCGGAGAACGTTTGGACATTGCTATTGATGTGGCTCATGCAATCACCTATCTTCACATGTATAAAG ATCCTCCGATAATCCACAGAGACATAAAATCTTTAAACATCCTCATCACAGAAAAACTTCGGGCTAAAGTGGCGGACTTTGGGTTTGCACGATCGTCTGCAGACCCAAATGCAACTCACATTTCAACTCAAGTCAAAGGAACGGCAGGATACTTGGACCCCGAGTACCTCAAGACTTATCAACTCACCGTAAAGAGTGATGTTTACTCCTTTGGTGTCTTGCTTGTAGAACTTATGACAGGAAGACGACCCATCGAACCAAAGAAGCCAACCAATGAAAGAATTACAACAAGATGG GCAATCCAAATGTTGAAACGAGGAGACGCGATATTTGTCATGGATCCAAGGCTACGGAGAAACCCGGCATCAACGATGGTTTTGGAGAAAGTCCTCCTGCTAGCTCAGGAATGCCTTGCACCTCTAAGAAATTCAAGACCCTCCATGAAAAAATGTGCTGAAGTGTTATGGGGAATTCGAAAGGACTTTCAAGAAAAATCCCTCCTTTCTTCCTCCTCTGATGTTCATTTTTCTGCGAATTATCCCGTCAGAGATGCAAAGAGGACTCGGCGGACATCGTTTGGGATTCAAGATGATGATTGTCAGAGATTTATTATCTCTGCCTAA